GCTTCCTCACCCTCtcctccagcacgccggcgaacGCCGCCGCCTTTTCCCGCGCCTCGTCGGCCGGCCACGCcttgccgccgctgccgccgaggAGCCGGACCAGCGGGCTCCACGCCGCGTCCTGGTACTCCCACGCCGCCTCCTCGGCCGAGGTCTTGTACCGCCGCTTAATGGGCTCCTCGCCGATCAGCTTCGACAGGTCGCTGCCCCGGGTGCGCATGTATATGTACCAGTACGCGTTCATGGCCATGACGTGCCCCGCCACCGCGTCCGCGCACACCTTGCGCGCCGCCTCCACGTGCCGGTGCAGCGCCTCCAGCACGTTCGACGCCGCCTCCGCGAGCGCCGCGCGGCCTCCTCCGCCCTCCGCTTCGCCCCCgtcctcatcgccgtcgccggcgccgccgcgctcGCGCTCCGCTCGCAGCGCGGTGTCCATGAGCCCGCGGTAGTCGTCGGACGCGAGGCACTTCAGGTAGTTCACGGCGTAGCGGACGATCTTGGGCACGTGCACGGCGTCGGtcccggcgccggcgccggcgatgTAGTGCGTCTCAACGCGGAGGCCGAACTCGTAGAACACGCCGGCCGCGGCACGGGCGAGGGCGCGCTCCACCTCGCTCGCTCGCTCACGGATGGCGACCAGCGTGGCCGACTCGCCGGAGAAGAGCGCGTCGAGGCGGTCCCTCTCCCGTGCCACCGCGTCGAACATGTCGAGCAGCTTGAACAGCCTCTGCGGCTCCCGCTCGGCCGCGACCACGCCGTCGGCGAAGCGGAAGAACGCGGCCACGATGCGCGCGGCGATCTTGGCGAAGCACTCGGGCCAGACCGCCGGCGGGAGGTGCGCGAGCACCCGCGCGCACAGCCGCCGCTCCGCCGTGAGCACGGAGGCGATGGCCACGTGGAAGTGCGGGCTCCACAGCGCCATGGAGGACTCCAGCGCCTCCCACTCCATGCCGTCGATGGCCTCGGCCGTGTAAGCCTTGaggtacgccgggtccagccgcATCATCGCCTTGGCCGCTCTCCTGTACCTCGCCTTGACGTAGATGTCGACGCAGATGTCCAGGCAGTCGTTGCCGGCCAGCGTCTTCGCCATCCTCGCGGCGGCGTCCACCTCGTCGTCCGTGCCGAGTTCATACTCGTCCGTGTCGCCCACGGCGCCGGCATCGTCCGCAGGCGCG
This sequence is a window from Aegilops tauschii subsp. strangulata cultivar AL8/78 chromosome 7, Aet v6.0, whole genome shotgun sequence. Protein-coding genes within it:
- the LOC109770437 gene encoding exocyst complex component EXO70I-like, with translation MCPTTVPVTGADMDDTVLAKLRASRAAIVSVLSDAAGAEAAIDEAGDRLTDLLSSASSPSSSNLQSKAVAARALRARIDRAVAPAEPLLAALRRVSSLAEEAAQLPENPADTESAVAFVDRVDQMRDAIEDVVARGDEAVRRVEEAVGFLGRTTTKAAGRCRVRRLTEAASALRAVYETEAEAMRFEGPLDEALLGLQDLFEAVLLRLKHAAPADDAGAVGDTDEYELGTDDEVDAAARMAKTLAGNDCLDICVDIYVKARYRRAAKAMMRLDPAYLKAYTAEAIDGMEWEALESSMALWSPHFHVAIASVLTAERRLCARVLAHLPPAVWPECFAKIAARIVAAFFRFADGVVAAEREPQRLFKLLDMFDAVARERDRLDALFSGESATLVAIRERASEVERALARAAAGVFYEFGLRVETHYIAGAGAGTDAVHVPKIVRYAVNYLKCLASDDYRGLMDTALRAERERGGAGDGDEDGGEAEGGGGRAALAEAASNVLEALHRHVEAARKVCADAVAGHVMAMNAYWYIYMRTRGSDLSKLIGEEPIKRRYKTSAEEAAWEYQDAAWSPLVRLLGGSGGKAWPADEAREKAAAFAGVLEERVRKHGAEYKIPDGDLRAQIKAAVTKAVRGAYAGFVKANEKAVAGGRRELLQVDVVESMVRRVFEEMGDGEAGGKGMGRTRSSGRVRRESGNIDGFEAN